One Mobula hypostoma chromosome 5, sMobHyp1.1, whole genome shotgun sequence DNA segment encodes these proteins:
- the LOC134347350 gene encoding craniofacial development protein 2-like — MALRHDRRTALVAKELARYNVDIAALSKTHLADKGQLTERSGGYTFFWSGRSSAERREEGVGFAINSNLARKLTKHPESINDRLMTLQLPLANKQSATLISAYAPTMTNPDDIKDKFYEELDALISAIPQSEKLIVLGDFNARVGTDYQTWEGIIGRHGTGKCNNNGLLLLKTCATHDLVITNTLFRLPTRKKTSWMHPRSKHWHLIDYIITRKRDRMDVRVTRAMCGADCWTDHRLIVSKFRLRILPMRRPTEKKQILDQWAEHFNNVLNRPADINDEAIARLPQVEINKNLDTLPTVDEVRKAVKQLSCGKAPGHDAIPAEVYKAGGPVMMQMLTVLFQSMWKKGQVPQQLKDASIVHIYKRKGNRQSRDNHRGISLLSIAGKILARVLLNRLLQHLEQGLLPESQCGFRAERGTVDMIFAARQLQEKCQEQHSDLFVTFVNLTKTFNTVSREGLWKIMEKFGCPSKFITIVRQFHDGMMVKVLDDGDESEAFPVTNGVKQGCVLAPTLFSMVFSAMLTDAFHNYEEGIHIRYRTDGRLFNLRRLQAVT; from the exons ATGGCGTTACGACATGAT agaagaactgcactggttgcaaaagagctagctcgctacaacgtggacatagcagctctcagCAAAACGCAcctagcagacaagggccagctgacagaacgtagtggtggatacacgttcttctggagcggtcgcagcagcgctgaacgacgagaagaaggcgtgggatttgccatcaattctaacctcgcccgtaaactcaccaagcacccagagagcatcaacgaccgcctgatgacacttcagctcccacttgcgAACAAGCagagtgctacgctgattagtgcctacgctcccaccatgaccaacccagatgacattaaagacaagttctatgaagaactcgacgccctcatctcagcaatcccacagtcagagaagctcatcgttctcggggacttcaatgccagagtagggacagactaccaaacctgggaagggatcattggtagacacggcactggcaagtgtaacaacaacggccttctgctcctcaagacatgtgccacacacgaccttgtcatcaccaacaccctgttccgcctacccacccgtaagaagacgtcatggatgcacccgcgctcgaagcactggcatctgattgactacatcatcaccaggaagagggacaggatggatgtcagagtgacgagagccatgtgtggtgccgactgctggaccgaccaccgcctcattgtgtccaagttcaggcttcgcattctgcccatgagaagaccc acagagaaaaagcagattctggatcagtgggctgagcactttaacaacgtccttaaccgccctgccgacatcaatgacgaggccattgcccgcctgccccaggtagagatcaacaagaaccttgacaccctccccacagtagatgaagtcaggaaggcagtgaagcaactctcctgtggcaaagcgccaggacacgatgcaatccctgctgaggtatacaaagcaggaggccctgtcatgatgcaaatgctgactgtactcttccagtccatgtggaaaaagggacaggtcccgcaacagctgaaagatgccagcatagtccacatctacaagaggaaaggcaaccgccagtctcgggacaaccaccgaggcatctccctcttgtccattgcggggaagattctggcccgcgtcctgctcaaccgccttctccaacatcttgagcaaggtctgctcccagaaagccagtgcggcttccgtgctgaacgtgggaccgtggacatgatttttgctgcgcgccaactccaggaaaaatgccaggagcaacacagcgacctcttcgtgacctttgtcaaTCTAACCAAGACTTTcaatacggtcagcagagaaggcttgtggaagatcatggagaagtttggctgccccagcaagttcatcacaattgtccggcagttccacgacggtatgatggtgaaagttctggatgacggcgacgagtcggaggccttcccagtgacaaatggcgtcaaacaaggctgcgttcttgccccgactctgttcagtatggtattctctgccatgctgacagatgccttccataactacgaagaaggaatccacatcagatacaggactgacggcaggttgttcaaccttaggcgcctgcaggcagttaca